The uncultured Campylobacter sp. genome contains a region encoding:
- the thiH gene encoding 2-iminoacetate synthase ThiH — translation MEYAADAQRIDETLMRRVLAAREGYDYEKFDALSVKRALGEENLSVEGLKALLSPAAGAFLGEMAEAARDRTRRQFGNSVQFFTPLYISNFCDSDCVYCGFSSKNKISRVRLKADEAATELANIAKSGLKDVLILTGESAKKSDLGYIGEVCREASRLFSNVGVEIYPLNADEYAFLHGCGADYVVVFQETYDPATYARFHLGGVKRSFAYRFHAQERALMGGMRSVGFAALLGLDDFRKDALATALHAHLIQQKYPHAEIALSCPRLRPAINKAHVGPRDVDERALFQVICAYRLFLPYANITISTRESARFRDGVIAVAANKISAGVSTGVGTHSDKAKKGDEQFEISDARSVEEILGAVRGLNLQPVMSEHIYV, via the coding sequence ATGGAGTATGCGGCGGACGCCCAGCGTATCGACGAAACGCTGATGCGGCGCGTTCTAGCCGCGCGCGAGGGCTACGACTACGAGAAATTTGACGCGCTTAGCGTAAAGCGCGCTCTTGGCGAAGAAAATCTAAGCGTAGAGGGCCTAAAAGCGCTTCTAAGCCCCGCTGCGGGCGCATTTTTAGGCGAGATGGCTGAGGCGGCGCGAGATAGAACGCGCAGGCAGTTTGGCAACTCGGTGCAGTTTTTTACGCCACTTTATATCTCAAATTTTTGCGATAGCGACTGCGTCTACTGCGGCTTTAGCTCGAAAAACAAGATCTCTCGCGTGCGGCTAAAGGCGGACGAGGCGGCGACGGAGCTAGCAAATATCGCAAAAAGCGGGCTAAAAGACGTGCTGATCCTAACCGGCGAAAGCGCGAAAAAAAGCGACCTGGGCTACATCGGCGAGGTTTGCAGGGAAGCCTCTAGGCTTTTTAGCAACGTCGGCGTCGAGATCTATCCGCTAAATGCCGATGAATACGCGTTTTTGCACGGTTGCGGCGCGGACTACGTCGTGGTTTTTCAGGAGACTTACGACCCGGCGACGTATGCGAGATTTCACCTCGGCGGCGTCAAGCGCTCGTTTGCCTACCGCTTCCACGCCCAGGAGCGCGCTCTCATGGGCGGTATGCGCAGCGTCGGATTTGCCGCGCTTTTGGGGCTTGACGACTTTAGAAAGGACGCTCTAGCCACCGCGCTGCACGCGCATCTCATCCAGCAAAAGTACCCGCACGCCGAGATCGCGCTGTCTTGTCCGCGCCTACGCCCCGCGATAAACAAGGCTCACGTCGGCCCGAGGGACGTCGATGAGAGGGCGCTGTTTCAGGTTATCTGCGCGTACCGCCTCTTTTTGCCCTACGCAAATATCACGATCTCTACGCGCGAGTCGGCGCGCTTTAGGGACGGCGTCATCGCAGTCGCCGCAAATAAAATCTCGGCCGGCGTTAGCACTGGCGTGGGGACGCACTCTGATAAGGCCAAAAAAGGCGACGAGCAGTTTGAGATCAGCGACGCGCGCTCGGTCGAGGAGATACTGGGCGCCGTGCGAGGACTGAATTTGCAGCCTGTGATGAGCGAGCATATTTACGTTTGA
- the thiS gene encoding sulfur carrier protein ThiS: MLKINGKDGGEFIGKTVAQLLAAKGLKPERIAVELNGEILPKDKFDTVLQDGDSAEIVHFVGGG; encoded by the coding sequence ATGCTAAAAATAAACGGCAAAGACGGGGGCGAATTTATCGGCAAAACCGTAGCGCAGCTGCTAGCCGCAAAGGGGCTAAAGCCTGAGCGCATCGCAGTAGAGCTAAACGGTGAAATCTTGCCCAAGGATAAATTTGATACGGTGCTACAAGACGGCGACTCGGCCGAGATAGTGCATTTTGTGGGCGGAGGCTGA
- a CDS encoding beta-ketoacyl synthase chain length factor, producing MGLNFKLDFFDAVVFNGAQDAKLAAYERELDVSHVPPLERRRLSRAAKCAFDLTKNIAPLDMPIVFSSYEGEINRCFELQNTLARGELISPTSFSLSVHNALSSLLAINFKNSSEISAVSAYAPLEYALVQAHLMLKSGAKNALVLAYHESISQEYFDESAPSCMVCLLVSEGENLSLSQGELDGKTDENLLVKFLQNFDPKQKCSWQSVDKNSAWRWDYEPSSRV from the coding sequence ATGGGGCTAAATTTTAAACTCGATTTTTTTGACGCGGTAGTTTTTAATGGCGCGCAGGACGCGAAGCTAGCGGCATATGAGAGGGAGCTTGACGTCTCGCACGTGCCCCCGCTTGAGCGCCGCAGGCTCAGCCGCGCGGCAAAATGTGCCTTTGATCTAACCAAAAACATCGCGCCGCTTGATATGCCTATCGTTTTTAGCTCTTATGAGGGCGAGATAAATCGCTGTTTTGAGCTGCAAAATACGCTAGCTCGCGGCGAACTCATATCGCCGACCTCGTTTTCGCTCTCGGTACACAACGCCCTTTCCTCGCTTTTAGCGATAAATTTTAAAAATAGTAGCGAAATCTCGGCCGTTTCTGCATACGCGCCGCTAGAGTACGCTTTGGTGCAGGCGCATCTGATGCTAAAAAGCGGAGCCAAAAATGCGCTCGTTTTAGCCTATCACGAGAGCATTTCGCAGGAGTATTTTGACGAGTCTGCGCCCTCTTGTATGGTTTGTTTGCTAGTTAGCGAGGGCGAAAATTTGAGCCTATCGCAAGGCGAGCTGGACGGCAAGACGGATGAAAATTTGCTCGTTAAGTTTCTACAAAATTTTGATCCGAAGCAAAAATGCTCTTGGCAAAGCGTGGATAAAAACTCCGCTTGGCGGTGGGATTATGAGCCCTCGTCGCGGGTTTAA
- a CDS encoding acyl carrier protein: MKKEEIFEILKSALMQLFEIDEAKITPQTRIYEDLQIDSIDAIDLIDHIKRKTGHRLMPEDFKNVKTLEDIVNAVAKKFDEQA; encoded by the coding sequence ATGAAAAAAGAAGAAATTTTTGAGATTTTAAAGTCTGCGCTCATGCAGCTTTTTGAGATCGACGAGGCTAAAATCACGCCGCAAACGCGCATTTACGAGGATCTTCAGATAGATAGCATCGACGCGATCGATCTAATAGACCACATCAAGCGCAAAACGGGCCACCGATTGATGCCTGAAGATTTTAAAAACGTAAAAACGCTCGAAGACATCGTAAACGCGGTGGCTAAAAAATTTGACGAGCAAGCTTAA
- a CDS encoding outer membrane lipoprotein carrier protein LolA has protein sequence MKKIAIIFSLAASLMGLDFNEIKSQIKTQNISGEFAQTKFLSGFNVEFKSYGKFELSQSELLYDTLSPIAVSIVINERGIFQKSGNQLIKIDQNFDKKLFLSIIKLDKDELEKEFAFKISGDKSSWKIELTPKNLLLKQIFTRILVGGDKFVRKIVLNEVSGDKTVNDFYNVK, from the coding sequence ATGAAAAAAATAGCGATAATTTTTAGTTTGGCTGCGAGCCTAATGGGGCTTGATTTTAACGAGATAAAATCTCAAATCAAAACGCAAAACATCAGCGGCGAGTTTGCTCAGACGAAGTTTTTGAGCGGTTTTAACGTGGAGTTTAAAAGCTACGGTAAATTTGAGCTCAGTCAAAGCGAGCTACTCTACGACACGCTAAGCCCCATCGCGGTTAGTATCGTCATAAACGAGCGCGGGATCTTTCAAAAAAGCGGCAATCAGCTCATAAAAATCGATCAAAATTTTGATAAAAAGCTCTTTTTATCTATCATAAAGCTCGATAAAGACGAGCTTGAGAAAGAATTTGCCTTTAAAATCTCGGGCGATAAAAGTAGCTGGAAGATCGAGCTGACGCCCAAAAATTTGCTGCTAAAGCAAATCTTTACGCGAATCTTAGTAGGAGGCGATAAATTCGTCCGCAAGATCGTGCTAAACGAGGTTAGCGGCGATAAAACGGTAAATGATTTTTACAACGTAAAATGA
- a CDS encoding DNA gyrase subunit B, with amino-acid sequence MTSKLKIVLSVVSVIYPFALFFAGDFAFWVVWALAVLWIARGAFSSGFERRLSIAAAVFFIGCMIFRGGFLAYLYPVLVSLAFLVFFAFSLKNEAVITKIARLKEPDLDEKGVVYTRNLTKIWCAFFVFNAAISLALALIDDKLYWSVYSGAVSYALMGTLFFGEILFRKRFIKSDEL; translated from the coding sequence TTGACGAGCAAGCTTAAAATCGTCCTAAGCGTAGTTAGCGTCATCTACCCGTTCGCGCTATTTTTCGCGGGCGATTTTGCATTTTGGGTCGTTTGGGCGCTGGCTGTGCTGTGGATAGCGCGCGGGGCGTTTTCAAGCGGTTTTGAGAGGAGGCTTAGCATCGCGGCGGCCGTTTTTTTCATAGGTTGTATGATTTTTAGGGGCGGATTTTTAGCGTATCTTTATCCCGTTTTGGTGAGTTTGGCATTTTTGGTGTTTTTTGCTTTTAGTCTAAAAAACGAAGCTGTCATCACCAAAATCGCAAGGCTAAAAGAGCCTGATTTAGACGAAAAAGGCGTGGTTTATACGCGAAATTTGACCAAAATTTGGTGCGCGTTTTTTGTTTTTAATGCCGCCATATCGCTTGCGCTAGCCTTGATAGATGATAAACTTTACTGGAGCGTTTATAGCGGCGCGGTATCTTACGCGCTGATGGGGACGCTGTTTTTCGGGGAAATTTTATTTAGAAAGAGATTTATAAAGAGCGATGAGCTTTGA
- a CDS encoding lysophospholipid acyltransferase family protein produces the protein MSPRRGFKIFIVGANFALFGLICALGNLIFIPVALLRLYKFKFIRDFCRDLVRLAWRFFIFSTQISGYQRTKFNLPLGLGAASQIIIANHPSLLDVVFLLAFIRRANCVVKASLAKNVFLAPAIKSCGYILNTANEELLQKSADALKSGESLIIFPEGTRTAGEIVFHKAAAYIAVNAAKQLVALAIKMDPPSLKKHEPWYKTPSVMIKYEFKELFRLNLDEFCAHRPNPVRARELHAFISENYTKEFKR, from the coding sequence ATGAGCCCTCGTCGCGGGTTTAAAATTTTCATCGTCGGGGCGAATTTCGCGCTATTTGGACTCATTTGCGCGCTTGGAAATTTGATCTTTATCCCTGTCGCGCTTCTTAGGCTTTATAAATTTAAATTTATTCGCGATTTTTGCCGCGATCTGGTGCGTTTGGCTTGGAGATTTTTTATATTTTCTACGCAAATTTCCGGCTATCAGCGCACTAAATTTAACCTTCCTTTGGGGCTTGGCGCCGCTTCGCAGATAATCATCGCAAACCACCCGTCGCTTTTAGACGTCGTTTTTTTACTAGCCTTTATCCGCCGCGCAAACTGCGTGGTAAAGGCTAGCCTTGCTAAAAATGTATTCTTAGCTCCCGCGATAAAATCCTGCGGCTACATCCTAAACACGGCAAACGAGGAGCTTTTGCAAAAAAGCGCGGATGCTCTAAAAAGCGGCGAGAGCTTGATAATATTTCCAGAAGGCACGCGCACTGCAGGCGAGATCGTCTTTCACAAAGCAGCCGCCTATATCGCCGTAAATGCGGCAAAACAACTAGTCGCCCTCGCCATCAAAATGGATCCGCCCAGCCTCAAAAAACACGAGCCTTGGTACAAAACCCCGAGCGTTATGATAAAATACGAGTTCAAAGAGCTTTTTAGGCTAAATTTGGACGAGTTTTGCGCGCATAGGCCAAACCCGGTCAGGGCTAGGGAGCTGCACGCTTTTATCAGCGAAAATTATACGAAGGAGTTTAAACGGTGA
- a CDS encoding thiazole synthase: protein MKFDEKDDILELGGHKFSSRFILGSGKFSLPLLEAAVHEAGAQIVTLALRRVNEGGIENILDFIPKGVTLLPNTSGARNADECVRIAKLAREAGCGDLVKVEVIRDSKYLLPDNYETIKATEKLANMGFVVMPYMYPDLNVARDLASAGAACVMPLGAPIGTNKGLCTREFIKILLAEIDLPVIVDAGIGSPAQACEAMQMGCAALMANTAIATAGDVKTMARAFALAIRAGRLAYLSGLGNVSESARASSPLTGFLE, encoded by the coding sequence ATGAAATTTGACGAAAAAGACGATATTTTAGAGCTTGGCGGGCATAAATTTAGTTCGCGTTTTATCCTGGGATCGGGTAAATTTTCATTGCCTCTTTTGGAGGCTGCGGTACACGAGGCGGGCGCGCAGATCGTCACGCTAGCGCTTCGGCGCGTGAACGAGGGCGGGATCGAAAATATCCTGGACTTTATCCCAAAGGGCGTGACGCTGCTACCAAACACCTCAGGCGCCAGAAACGCCGATGAGTGCGTGCGTATCGCAAAGCTCGCGCGCGAGGCCGGCTGCGGCGATCTCGTGAAGGTTGAGGTCATCAGAGACAGCAAATACCTGCTGCCAGATAACTACGAGACGATAAAAGCGACCGAAAAGCTCGCAAACATGGGCTTTGTCGTGATGCCCTATATGTATCCCGACCTAAACGTCGCGCGCGATCTGGCGTCGGCGGGAGCTGCGTGCGTGATGCCGCTGGGCGCTCCGATCGGGACGAATAAAGGCCTTTGTACGCGCGAATTTATAAAAATTTTACTCGCCGAGATAGACCTGCCCGTGATCGTGGATGCGGGTATCGGTAGCCCCGCGCAGGCGTGCGAAGCGATGCAGATGGGCTGCGCGGCCCTGATGGCAAACACCGCTATCGCGACTGCGGGCGACGTAAAAACTATGGCGCGAGCATTTGCGCTAGCGATACGGGCGGGCAGGCTAGCGTATCTATCGGGACTTGGCAATGTAAGCGAGAGCGCTAGAGCATCGAGTCCGCTGACGGGATTTTTGGAGTAA
- a CDS encoding AMP-binding protein, which translates to MSFEENLKNFRFTDDSRDVFDACLRFAAFLEKGGVKELQIYLEGAFKFYAAFFGSLLAGAAPCVLAKPVYEANLTAVNDENFSNFLSSKPANGLKFDPQAKFYLQTSGSSGKSKMIEKTLAQMIKEGEYLARELNFSAQNTFFSSVSHRHMFGLTFKVFLPLVLGARVIADELNYPEAILGLELANHVFIASPVLLGALIQSPAAIALKGLSGIVSAGSPLKKELRGELGKICDARIVEIYGSTETGIVARDEGCGLRLFGAVNAGLDGRGALNVSSPWCEFFQTNDAASIDEGRLALQGRIDRIVKLNDKRVSLESIEAKLLESGLLADCYCAPHPKFKRIAALLELNGEGLKKFRKIGKKGVADELKELLKLEFKNSVRYFKIVEKMPRNQQGKFEKSEFENALFASPKPVWSGGRVNEAGEICYGRGQNLESGLSCGTNDNSVKFDASGERLDGVQKYEFSAVMHAGLEIFESHFPNLPLLPGFMQLDYVFELASMVGIDVSGARAVENLKFMKFVRPGDLLLVCFEKRGGKLYFELFCNGEKCSTGRAVL; encoded by the coding sequence ATGAGCTTTGAAGAAAATTTAAAAAATTTTAGATTTACGGACGATTCGCGCGACGTCTTTGACGCGTGCCTTAGATTTGCCGCGTTTTTAGAAAAAGGGGGCGTAAAAGAGCTGCAAATTTATCTAGAGGGCGCGTTTAAATTTTACGCCGCGTTTTTTGGCTCGCTATTAGCGGGCGCTGCGCCTTGCGTGCTGGCAAAGCCGGTTTATGAGGCAAATTTGACCGCCGTAAACGATGAAAATTTTTCAAATTTTCTTTCAAGCAAGCCTGCAAACGGACTTAAATTTGATCCGCAGGCTAAATTTTACCTGCAAACTTCGGGTTCTAGCGGCAAAAGCAAGATGATAGAAAAAACGCTCGCGCAGATGATAAAAGAGGGCGAGTATTTAGCCCGCGAGCTAAATTTTAGCGCGCAAAACACCTTTTTTTCGAGCGTTTCGCACAGACACATGTTTGGGCTTACGTTTAAGGTCTTTTTGCCGCTAGTTCTCGGCGCTCGCGTTATCGCAGACGAGCTAAACTACCCCGAGGCGATTTTGGGATTAGAGCTTGCAAATCACGTATTTATCGCTAGTCCCGTACTACTAGGCGCGCTAATTCAAAGCCCTGCCGCAATCGCGCTAAAAGGCCTAAGCGGTATCGTAAGCGCTGGTTCGCCGCTAAAAAAGGAGCTAAGGGGCGAGCTGGGCAAAATCTGCGACGCGCGTATCGTCGAAATCTACGGCAGCACGGAAACTGGCATAGTAGCTAGAGACGAGGGGTGCGGGCTTAGGCTGTTTGGCGCGGTGAACGCCGGGCTAGACGGTAGAGGCGCGCTAAACGTGAGTTCGCCTTGGTGCGAGTTTTTTCAGACTAACGACGCGGCTAGCATCGACGAGGGCCGTCTCGCGCTACAAGGCAGGATAGACCGCATCGTCAAGCTAAACGACAAGCGCGTGAGCCTGGAGAGTATCGAAGCAAAGCTGCTAGAAAGCGGCCTGCTCGCGGACTGCTACTGCGCGCCGCATCCCAAATTTAAACGCATCGCCGCGCTTTTAGAGCTTAACGGCGAGGGGCTAAAAAAATTTAGAAAAATCGGCAAAAAAGGCGTTGCAGACGAGCTAAAAGAGCTTTTGAAGCTCGAGTTTAAAAATAGCGTGCGATACTTTAAAATCGTGGAAAAAATGCCGCGAAACCAGCAGGGCAAATTTGAAAAAAGCGAATTTGAAAACGCGCTATTTGCTAGTCCCAAACCCGTCTGGAGCGGAGGGCGCGTAAATGAGGCGGGCGAAATTTGTTATGGAAGGGGCCAAAATTTAGAGAGCGGTTTAAGTTGCGGCACAAACGATAACAGCGTTAAATTTGACGCAAGCGGTGAGCGTCTTGACGGCGTGCAAAAATACGAATTTAGCGCCGTCATGCACGCAGGGCTTGAGATTTTCGAGAGCCATTTTCCAAATTTACCGCTGCTGCCTGGATTTATGCAGCTTGACTACGTCTTTGAGCTAGCTAGCATGGTGGGTATCGACGTTAGCGGCGCAAGAGCTGTAGAAAATCTAAAATTTATGAAGTTTGTAAGACCTGGCGATTTGCTCCTAGTTTGTTTTGAAAAGCGCGGCGGCAAACTTTACTTTGAGCTATTTTGCAACGGCGAAAAGTGCTCGACGGGTAGGGCTGTGCTTTGA
- a CDS encoding thiamine phosphate synthase — protein sequence MEFDKFELVWVTNRRLSEDFFADVRRVAQGGKADKILLRESDLPGDEYENLAQKMLDIIAECGSGAQLVLHTYANVASKLGICELHLPFTKFRALSGERAVNLADLNLVKSGSVRADKDEISGVYAPNLTQNLKIGVSVHSLEQALAAQELGADYVVAGHIFDTPSHASERGRGTKFLREICEKLSIKTYAIGGINFKNLGEIKDAGAAGAYVMRGFLG from the coding sequence ATGGAATTTGACAAATTTGAGCTTGTTTGGGTGACGAACCGCCGCTTGAGCGAGGATTTTTTCGCTGACGTTAGGCGCGTAGCGCAGGGCGGCAAGGCGGATAAAATTTTGCTTAGAGAGAGCGATTTGCCAGGGGACGAATATGAAAATTTAGCCCAAAAAATGCTTGATATCATCGCTGAGTGCGGCTCTGGCGCGCAGCTCGTTTTACATACTTACGCAAACGTCGCAAGCAAACTAGGTATCTGCGAACTACATCTGCCTTTTACTAAATTTAGGGCGTTAAGCGGCGAGCGGGCTGTAAATTTAGCGGATTTAAATTTGGTAAAATCAGGTAGCGTCCGTGCGGATAAAGATGAAATTAGCGGCGTTTATGCGCCGAATTTGACGCAAAATCTCAAAATCGGCGTTTCGGTGCACTCTTTAGAGCAGGCTCTAGCGGCGCAAGAGCTGGGTGCCGATTACGTCGTGGCGGGGCATATTTTTGATACGCCCTCTCACGCGTCAGAGCGGGGCAGAGGGACTAAATTTTTGCGGGAGATTTGCGAGAAATTAAGCATAAAAACCTACGCTATCGGCGGGATAAATTTTAAAAATTTAGGCGAAATCAAGGATGCGGGCGCGGCGGGCGCGTATGTGATGCGGGGATTTTTAGGCTAA
- a CDS encoding thioesterase family protein yields MISKSVALKAQFYDVDSMNVVWHGNYVKYFETARCALLEEIGYDYEAMRADGYAYPIVKIEAKYIKPVFFGDEIEVEATLKECECFLRIGYVVKSAKSGETLCTGASSQAAVDMRAMQTCFEIPQELQNAVKRYINEKNSDNF; encoded by the coding sequence ATGATATCAAAATCAGTTGCGCTAAAGGCGCAGTTTTACGACGTGGACAGTATGAACGTCGTGTGGCACGGCAACTACGTGAAGTATTTCGAGACGGCTAGATGCGCGTTGCTAGAGGAGATAGGCTACGACTACGAGGCGATGAGGGCTGACGGCTACGCCTATCCTATAGTAAAAATCGAAGCAAAATATATTAAGCCCGTGTTTTTCGGCGATGAGATTGAGGTGGAGGCGACGCTAAAGGAGTGCGAGTGCTTTTTAAGGATCGGCTACGTCGTAAAAAGCGCTAAAAGCGGCGAGACGCTGTGCACGGGCGCGAGCTCGCAGGCGGCTGTGGATATGCGCGCTATGCAGACTTGTTTTGAGATCCCGCAAGAGCTACAAAATGCAGTAAAAAGGTATATAAATGAAAAAAATAGCGATAATTTTTAG
- a CDS encoding phosphopantetheine-binding protein: MNELIEEIKELIIKSLNLEDMKPSDIDENAPLFNEGLGLDSVDALELGLAVQKSYGLVLDSKTANLKEIFYSVKSLAQYIFENRK, translated from the coding sequence GTGAACGAACTAATAGAGGAGATAAAAGAGCTCATCATAAAGAGCTTAAATTTAGAGGATATGAAACCAAGCGATATCGACGAAAACGCGCCGCTTTTTAACGAAGGGCTCGGACTTGATAGCGTCGATGCGCTCGAGCTCGGTCTTGCGGTGCAAAAAAGCTACGGCCTAGTGCTTGATTCTAAAACCGCAAATTTAAAAGAGATTTTTTACAGCGTAAAAAGCCTCGCGCAATACATCTTTGAAAACAGGAAATAA
- a CDS encoding excinuclease ABC subunit A, which translates to MKKSLVLAGVCALALNLSARDDVQHFSIEEALNSPKAKEVLNPNIKLSFGSGTKGGIIKSGLMANKKTNAFNKSDKEACEWAFLSAVKTFQERAVQEGGSRVVNLTGYYKKQPFDSKTQFQCGAGALMAGVTLKGDIAK; encoded by the coding sequence ATGAAAAAATCATTAGTTTTAGCGGGCGTTTGCGCCTTGGCTTTAAATTTGAGCGCGCGCGACGACGTGCAGCACTTTTCGATCGAGGAGGCGTTAAACTCGCCGAAGGCTAAAGAGGTGCTAAATCCAAACATCAAGCTAAGCTTTGGCTCGGGTACGAAAGGCGGCATCATCAAAAGCGGCCTAATGGCGAACAAAAAAACCAACGCCTTTAACAAAAGCGACAAAGAGGCGTGCGAGTGGGCGTTTTTATCGGCGGTAAAGACCTTCCAGGAGCGCGCGGTGCAAGAGGGCGGCTCGAGAGTGGTAAATTTAACCGGATACTACAAAAAACAGCCTTTTGACTCCAAAACGCAGTTTCAGTGCGGCGCGGGCGCTTTGATGGCGGGCGTAACGCTAAAAGGCGATATAGCAAAATAG
- a CDS encoding glycosyltransferase, whose translation MNKFAFLVPFYNHPQNIKALVAALKTYELPVIVVDDGSDEASKLILAELERTEDILLLTRAQNGGKGIAMKDGFKFALNRGFSHVLQIDADFQHDAALIGEFLRQSETHPQSIVCANPIYGEDAPKSRVYGRKITNFWVAINTLSLGVKDAMCGFRVYPLEQLKKAAAKSKTNRMEFDIEILVNAVKQGISVCWIDTCVRYEKGGVSHFKMLRDNALISLMHAKSFFSLPKFALGKIWRACGLNLGEKNAASTQISVEPQENAEQNLWWKKQERGGAFFLRLSLFLSQILPEFALKLIVKIVVWFYYIFSKNERENIAAFRRNLSVFAGSQTLKGTSVFSHFEAFGGAICDKFRVWKGKIKDDELEIIDLERIKSELIGAQKGQILLTAHLGNVEICKALAARVEGFRMVILTYDENSRKFNEVLREISKNDGSVRMMAVNKLDVAAMLELKNIVESGEHIGIMGDRTPLGGDKAVRVKFLGKEASFNYGPYLIAGILGVKISSLWCQKIGGKFRIELVPLASAVKLGRDKAAAARQYLQIYVRELENRCKQTPTQWFNFFDFWR comes from the coding sequence TTGAATAAATTTGCGTTTTTAGTGCCCTTTTACAATCACCCGCAAAATATCAAAGCCCTGGTTGCTGCGCTAAAAACATACGAGCTGCCCGTTATCGTCGTGGACGACGGCTCGGACGAGGCTAGCAAACTAATCTTAGCGGAGCTTGAGCGCACGGAGGACATCTTGCTGCTCACGCGCGCGCAAAACGGCGGCAAGGGTATCGCAATGAAGGACGGGTTTAAATTTGCTCTAAATCGCGGCTTTAGCCACGTTTTACAAATCGACGCCGATTTTCAGCACGACGCTGCGCTCATCGGCGAGTTTTTGAGGCAGAGCGAGACGCACCCGCAAAGTATCGTCTGCGCAAATCCCATCTACGGCGAGGATGCGCCAAAATCACGCGTTTACGGCAGAAAGATCACGAATTTTTGGGTCGCGATAAATACGCTAAGCCTTGGCGTCAAAGACGCTATGTGCGGCTTTCGCGTCTATCCTTTAGAGCAGCTTAAAAAAGCGGCGGCAAAAAGCAAAACAAATAGGATGGAATTTGACATCGAGATCCTCGTAAATGCCGTAAAACAGGGCATTAGCGTGTGCTGGATTGATACGTGCGTACGCTACGAAAAGGGCGGCGTTTCGCACTTTAAGATGTTACGCGATAACGCGCTAATCAGCCTCATGCACGCAAAAAGCTTCTTTTCTCTGCCTAAATTTGCGCTGGGTAAAATTTGGCGAGCGTGCGGGTTAAATTTGGGCGAAAAAAACGCGGCAAGCACTCAAATTTCCGTAGAACCTCAGGAAAACGCCGAGCAAAATCTCTGGTGGAAAAAACAGGAAAGAGGAGGGGCGTTTTTTCTAAGGCTTAGCCTATTTTTGTCGCAAATTTTGCCCGAGTTTGCGCTAAAGCTTATCGTTAAAATCGTAGTTTGGTTTTATTATATTTTTTCAAAAAACGAGCGCGAAAACATCGCAGCGTTTAGGCGAAATTTAAGCGTTTTTGCAGGCTCGCAGACGCTAAAAGGCACTAGCGTTTTTAGCCATTTTGAAGCCTTTGGCGGCGCTATCTGCGATAAATTTAGAGTCTGGAAAGGCAAGATCAAGGATGACGAGCTAGAAATCATTGATCTAGAGCGCATAAAAAGCGAACTAATCGGCGCGCAAAAAGGGCAAATTTTGCTCACGGCGCATCTTGGAAACGTCGAAATTTGCAAGGCTTTAGCTGCGCGGGTCGAGGGCTTTAGGATGGTGATTTTGACCTATGACGAGAACTCGCGCAAATTTAACGAAGTGCTGCGCGAAATCAGTAAAAACGACGGCAGCGTGCGTATGATGGCGGTAAATAAGCTAGACGTCGCCGCGATGCTAGAGCTAAAAAATATCGTCGAAAGCGGCGAGCATATCGGTATAATGGGCGACAGGACGCCTCTTGGCGGCGATAAGGCTGTGCGCGTGAAATTTCTAGGCAAGGAGGCTAGCTTTAACTACGGTCCATACCTCATCGCGGGGATTTTGGGCGTAAAGATAAGCTCGCTGTGGTGCCAAAAAATAGGCGGCAAATTTAGGATCGAGCTCGTGCCTCTAGCAAGCGCCGTAAAACTGGGGCGAGATAAAGCCGCCGCAGCACGCCAGTATCTGCAAATTTACGTCCGCGAGCTGGAAAATCGCTGCAAGCAAACGCCTACGCAGTGGTTTAATTTTTTTGATTTTTGGAGATGA